A single genomic interval of Arthrobacter methylotrophus harbors:
- a CDS encoding DsbA family protein: MPAQTANKVDFWFDPMCPFAWATSRWIGEVEDVRDIETTWNVMSLSVLNEGRELPAEYAEKMKLGWGPVRVIIAARDLHGDKYIKPLYDAMGVLIHHEGIKDFAEVISKALAETGLPAELARFADSEEYDVQLRASHEAGISLVGQDVGTPVVSVNGTAFFGPVLTRIPRGEEAGRIWDAAVTLAGYPHFFELKRSRTESPEFN, from the coding sequence GTGCCCGCACAGACCGCCAACAAGGTTGATTTCTGGTTCGATCCCATGTGCCCTTTCGCCTGGGCGACGTCCCGCTGGATTGGCGAAGTGGAAGACGTTCGTGACATCGAGACCACGTGGAACGTCATGAGTCTCTCCGTCCTCAATGAGGGCCGGGAGCTGCCCGCTGAGTACGCCGAAAAGATGAAGCTGGGTTGGGGCCCTGTCCGCGTCATCATTGCGGCCCGAGACTTGCATGGAGACAAATACATCAAGCCGCTCTACGACGCGATGGGTGTCCTGATTCACCACGAAGGCATCAAAGACTTTGCCGAGGTCATCTCCAAGGCACTGGCTGAAACCGGTCTGCCGGCCGAGTTGGCCCGTTTTGCCGATTCCGAGGAATACGATGTCCAGCTGCGAGCCAGCCACGAAGCGGGTATTTCGCTGGTAGGCCAGGACGTCGGCACCCCGGTTGTTTCTGTCAACGGCACTGCCTTTTTCGGGCCCGTCCTGACCCGTATTCCGCGTGGCGAGGAGGCCGGCCGAATCTGGGATGCCGCGGTGACGCTGGCCGGGTACCCGCATTTCTTCGAGCTCAAGCGCAGCCGCACGGAGAGCCCCGAATTCAACTAG
- a CDS encoding folylpolyglutamate synthase/dihydrofolate synthase family protein, which translates to MSDEFSVESVYAELLGRAPENKMEPRLAPLYRAMDVLGEPNKAFPIIHITGTNGKTSTARMIEAGLRAHGLSTGRYTSPHLSKVTERISIDGEPVSDETFVRIWDEIHPYLGIVDKELEAEGQPRLTYFECLTILAFAIFADQPVNVAVMEVGLGGITDATNVGDGQVSVITPISLDHTDLLGDTTEDIAYEKAGIIKPGGFLISAAQPVDAAQVLLEKAREVGVPFRFEGVEFGVESRTVAVGGQVLTIQGLAGRYEDLMLPLHGAHQAENAAVAVAALEAFLGGGEKELDADVLREAFGNVTSPGRLEVVRTAPTIIVDAAHNPDGIRVSAEAIEEAFSFSKLVVVIGILKEKNAEEILRQLKESLGGLAEEFCFTQSNSPRAIPAAQLADLAVDLGFGADNVHIAEKLDDAIEWAVERAEANDDLAGGVLVTGSITVVAEARMLLGKTGA; encoded by the coding sequence ATGAGCGACGAATTCTCCGTGGAAAGCGTCTACGCCGAACTCCTGGGCCGCGCCCCGGAAAACAAGATGGAACCGCGGCTGGCACCCCTGTATCGGGCCATGGACGTGCTGGGGGAGCCCAACAAGGCGTTCCCGATCATCCATATCACCGGTACCAACGGCAAGACGTCGACCGCCCGCATGATTGAGGCCGGGCTGCGCGCACACGGCCTGAGCACCGGCCGTTACACCAGCCCGCATTTGTCCAAGGTCACCGAGCGAATCAGCATCGATGGCGAGCCGGTGTCGGATGAGACCTTCGTCCGGATCTGGGACGAGATCCACCCGTACCTCGGGATCGTGGACAAGGAACTCGAGGCAGAGGGCCAGCCCCGGCTCACTTACTTCGAGTGCCTGACCATCCTGGCATTTGCGATCTTCGCCGACCAGCCCGTCAATGTGGCCGTGATGGAGGTCGGCTTGGGCGGCATCACCGATGCCACCAACGTGGGCGACGGACAGGTTTCGGTGATCACTCCGATTTCCCTGGACCACACTGATCTCCTAGGGGACACCACGGAGGATATCGCCTACGAGAAAGCCGGAATCATCAAGCCCGGTGGCTTCCTCATCAGCGCTGCCCAACCGGTGGACGCCGCGCAGGTGCTTCTGGAGAAAGCGCGCGAAGTCGGCGTGCCGTTCCGCTTTGAAGGCGTCGAATTCGGCGTGGAGTCCCGCACCGTGGCCGTCGGGGGCCAGGTCCTGACCATCCAGGGCCTCGCCGGCCGCTACGAGGACCTGATGCTGCCCTTGCACGGCGCCCACCAGGCAGAGAACGCCGCGGTCGCCGTCGCCGCCCTGGAAGCGTTCCTCGGGGGCGGCGAGAAGGAGCTGGACGCCGATGTGCTCCGCGAGGCTTTCGGCAATGTCACCTCGCCGGGCCGTCTTGAAGTGGTGCGCACCGCTCCCACGATCATCGTGGACGCCGCACATAACCCTGATGGCATCCGCGTCTCCGCCGAGGCGATCGAGGAGGCCTTCAGCTTCAGCAAGCTGGTGGTGGTCATAGGGATCCTGAAGGAGAAGAACGCGGAGGAAATCCTAAGGCAGCTCAAGGAGTCCCTGGGTGGACTGGCAGAGGAGTTCTGTTTCACCCAGTCCAACTCACCGCGGGCCATCCCCGCCGCGCAGCTGGCCGACCTCGCCGTCGATCTTGGCTTCGGCGCGGACAACGTGCATATTGCCGAGAAGCTTGACGACGCCATCGAATGGGCCGTGGAAAGGGCTGAAGCCAACGATGACCTGGCGGGGGGGGTGCTCGTCACGGGCTCCATCACGGTGGTGGCCGAAGCGCGCATGCTCCTCGGAAAGACAGGTGCGTGA
- a CDS encoding SDR family oxidoreductase translates to MTEEAQTKTAVVTGASTGIGEATVRALTADGWKVFAVARRAERLAALGAQTGSVPFAADITDDDDVAALLSAVTQAGGADTLINIAGGARGADTVANAQSEDWDWMYQVNVLGTLKLTRAFLPMLRAHGEGTVLNLTSTAGFTAYEGGGGYNAAKFAQHGMTGALRLEEAENNIRVIEVAPGLVRTEEFALNRLGDADAAAKVYAGVEKPLTAEDVADVVKYAVSLPHHINLDEIIIRPVAQAATHKLIRKG, encoded by the coding sequence ATGACTGAGGAAGCACAGACGAAGACCGCAGTAGTTACCGGCGCCAGCACGGGAATCGGCGAAGCCACGGTGCGGGCCCTCACCGCAGACGGCTGGAAAGTATTCGCCGTCGCCCGCCGTGCGGAGCGGCTCGCGGCACTCGGCGCGCAGACCGGCTCCGTGCCGTTCGCAGCAGATATCACCGACGACGACGACGTGGCCGCCTTGCTTTCTGCCGTTACCCAGGCCGGGGGAGCGGACACCCTCATCAACATTGCCGGCGGCGCACGTGGCGCAGACACCGTGGCGAATGCGCAGAGCGAAGACTGGGACTGGATGTACCAAGTCAACGTCCTCGGCACCCTGAAGCTGACCCGTGCCTTCCTGCCGATGCTTCGGGCCCACGGCGAGGGAACCGTTCTGAACCTGACCTCGACGGCGGGATTCACGGCCTACGAGGGCGGCGGCGGATACAACGCGGCCAAATTTGCCCAGCACGGAATGACGGGCGCCTTGCGCTTGGAGGAAGCCGAGAACAACATCCGCGTGATCGAGGTGGCGCCCGGACTCGTCCGTACCGAGGAATTCGCGCTCAACCGCCTCGGCGATGCCGATGCGGCCGCCAAGGTGTACGCCGGGGTCGAGAAGCCACTCACCGCGGAGGACGTCGCCGACGTCGTCAAGTACGCGGTCTCGCTGCCGCACCACATCAATCTGGACGAGATCATTATCCGTCCGGTGGCGCAGGCCGCCACCCATAAGCTGATCCGCAAGGGCTAG
- the ileS gene encoding isoleucine--tRNA ligase: MTHYPKASTTPSGTSTGVSASVKFPEIEERILKYWDEDGTFQASIDQRSADLPGGHPGSNEFVFYDGPPFANGLPHYGHLLTGYAKDLVGRYQTQRGKRVERRFGWDTHGLPAELEAMKQLGMTDKTQIEAMGIDKFNDACRASVMKYADEWKSYVKRQARWVDFDNDYKTLNVDYMESVLWAFKQLHEKGLTYNGYRVLPYCWKDETPLSNHELRMDDDVYKNRQDQTVTVTFPIKAGESELSTSLAGVQALAWTTTPWTLPTNLALAVGPDISYAVVPAGPNGIKAASPEAPVTGSFLLAADLLGTYAKDLGYGDGADGVAAATAAVTASYTGSQLAGLEYEPLWDYFSDTEKYGTQNGWRFLVADYVTTTDGTGIVHQAPAYGEDDQRVCEDAGIPVVLSVDEGAKFLPLFAHGPLAEISGLQVFDANKPITQALRSAGRLVRQASYEHSYPHCWRCRNPLIYRAVSSWYVEVTKFKDRMSELNQEINWIPGNVKDGQFGKWLANARDWSISRNRYWGSPIPVWQSDDPEYPRTDVYGSLAEMQADFGRLPLNNVGQVDLHRPFIDELTRPNPDDPRSPEEGQSTMRRVEDVLDVWFDSGSMPYGQVHYPFENQEWFDTHNPADFIVEYIGQTRGWFYMLHILSTALFDRPAFRNVISHGIVLGSDGQKMSKSLRNYPDVSEVLDRDGSDAMRWFLMSSPILRGGNLVVTEQGIRDGVRQVILPLWNVYSFFTLYTNAANGGNGYDAKLRYDGYTDTLDQYLLANTGDLVRNITSSLDAYDISGACDELRSYLDMLTNWYVRRSRQRFFDENTDAFDALYTALEAVCRVSASLLPLVSEEIWRGLTGGRSVHLADWPEASLFPANPDLVEAMDRVQQICSAGSSLRKAANLRVRLPLQELTVVAPGADALESFAAVVADELNLRSVRLLDAATASPEEFGIEQKLVVNARAAGPRLGKNVQQAIKGSKSGDWSVQTIDGVAGVVVSGGLELEPQEYTLETVVAESADGSSTAVAVLPHGGFVVLNTEVTPELAAEGLARDMVRAIQQARKDAGLNVSDRIHTTVLASHDVVDALRANEDLVKTETLSLKLDPVVSGDAAEPQITVTKIEA, translated from the coding sequence ATGACGCATTACCCTAAGGCCTCCACAACGCCGTCCGGCACCTCCACGGGGGTGTCCGCCTCCGTGAAGTTCCCGGAGATCGAAGAGCGCATCCTCAAGTACTGGGATGAGGACGGCACGTTTCAAGCCAGTATCGACCAACGCAGCGCCGATCTTCCCGGTGGGCACCCCGGCAGCAACGAGTTCGTCTTCTACGACGGTCCGCCCTTCGCCAACGGCCTGCCCCACTACGGCCATCTCCTCACCGGCTACGCCAAGGACCTGGTAGGCCGCTACCAGACCCAGCGCGGCAAGCGCGTCGAACGACGCTTCGGTTGGGACACCCACGGCCTGCCCGCCGAACTCGAGGCCATGAAGCAACTGGGCATGACGGACAAGACCCAAATCGAAGCGATGGGCATCGACAAGTTCAACGACGCCTGCCGCGCCTCCGTCATGAAGTACGCAGATGAATGGAAGAGCTACGTCAAGCGCCAGGCCCGCTGGGTGGACTTCGACAACGACTACAAGACCCTCAACGTCGACTACATGGAGTCTGTCCTTTGGGCCTTCAAGCAGCTCCACGAGAAGGGCCTCACCTACAACGGGTACCGCGTCCTGCCGTACTGCTGGAAAGACGAGACCCCGCTGTCCAACCATGAGCTGCGCATGGACGACGATGTCTACAAGAACCGCCAGGACCAAACCGTCACAGTGACCTTCCCCATCAAGGCAGGAGAGTCGGAACTCTCCACGTCCCTCGCCGGCGTGCAGGCGCTCGCGTGGACCACGACCCCGTGGACGCTGCCCACCAACCTGGCGCTCGCCGTCGGGCCTGACATCTCCTACGCGGTGGTTCCGGCCGGTCCCAACGGCATCAAGGCCGCCTCCCCGGAGGCTCCGGTGACAGGCAGCTTCCTGTTGGCTGCCGATCTCCTCGGCACCTACGCCAAGGACCTGGGGTACGGTGATGGTGCCGATGGCGTAGCTGCCGCTACCGCCGCTGTCACCGCCAGCTACACGGGCTCCCAGTTGGCCGGCCTGGAGTACGAACCGCTGTGGGACTATTTCTCCGACACCGAGAAATACGGCACGCAGAACGGCTGGCGCTTCCTCGTGGCGGACTACGTCACCACCACCGACGGTACGGGCATCGTCCACCAGGCGCCGGCCTACGGTGAAGACGACCAAAGAGTCTGTGAGGACGCCGGTATCCCCGTGGTGCTTTCGGTCGACGAAGGCGCCAAGTTCCTCCCCCTGTTCGCGCATGGACCCCTTGCCGAAATCTCCGGATTGCAGGTCTTCGATGCCAACAAGCCGATCACCCAGGCCCTCCGCTCCGCCGGACGCTTGGTCCGCCAAGCCAGCTACGAGCACAGCTACCCACACTGCTGGCGCTGCCGCAACCCCTTGATCTACCGTGCCGTGTCCTCCTGGTACGTCGAGGTCACCAAGTTCAAGGACCGTATGTCCGAGCTGAACCAGGAGATCAACTGGATCCCCGGCAACGTCAAGGATGGACAGTTCGGCAAATGGTTGGCCAACGCCCGCGACTGGTCCATCAGCCGCAACCGCTACTGGGGCTCGCCCATCCCCGTGTGGCAGTCCGATGACCCGGAGTACCCGCGCACGGATGTTTACGGCTCGCTCGCCGAGATGCAGGCCGATTTCGGCCGCCTGCCGCTGAACAACGTCGGCCAAGTTGACCTGCACCGCCCGTTCATCGACGAACTGACCCGGCCCAACCCGGACGACCCCCGCTCTCCCGAAGAGGGCCAGTCCACGATGCGCCGCGTTGAAGACGTCCTGGACGTCTGGTTCGATTCCGGTTCCATGCCCTACGGCCAGGTGCACTACCCGTTCGAGAACCAGGAATGGTTCGACACGCACAATCCGGCCGACTTCATCGTCGAGTACATCGGGCAGACCCGCGGCTGGTTCTACATGCTGCACATCCTGTCCACGGCCCTCTTCGACCGCCCGGCTTTCCGCAACGTGATCAGCCACGGCATCGTCCTGGGTTCCGACGGGCAGAAGATGTCCAAGAGCCTGCGCAACTACCCGGACGTCTCCGAGGTCCTGGACCGTGACGGTTCCGATGCCATGCGTTGGTTCCTGATGTCCAGCCCCATCCTGCGCGGCGGCAACCTTGTGGTCACCGAGCAGGGAATCCGCGACGGCGTCCGGCAAGTCATCCTGCCGCTATGGAACGTGTACAGCTTCTTCACGCTGTACACGAACGCCGCGAACGGCGGGAACGGCTATGACGCCAAGCTGCGTTACGACGGCTACACGGACACCCTGGACCAGTACTTGCTTGCGAACACCGGGGACCTCGTTCGCAACATCACCTCGAGCCTGGACGCATACGACATTTCCGGCGCTTGCGATGAGCTGCGCAGCTATCTGGACATGCTCACCAACTGGTACGTGCGCCGTAGCCGGCAGCGCTTCTTCGACGAGAACACCGACGCTTTCGACGCCCTCTACACGGCACTGGAGGCCGTCTGCCGGGTCTCGGCATCGCTGTTGCCTTTGGTTTCCGAGGAAATCTGGCGCGGCCTCACCGGCGGACGTTCTGTGCACCTGGCCGACTGGCCAGAGGCATCACTGTTCCCTGCGAACCCGGACCTCGTCGAGGCCATGGACCGCGTCCAGCAGATCTGCTCCGCCGGTTCGAGCCTGCGCAAGGCCGCCAACCTTCGCGTTCGCCTTCCGCTGCAGGAACTCACCGTGGTGGCACCCGGCGCGGACGCGCTGGAAAGCTTCGCCGCCGTCGTCGCGGATGAACTGAACTTGCGCTCCGTCCGGCTCCTGGACGCCGCGACGGCCTCGCCGGAGGAATTCGGCATCGAGCAGAAACTTGTGGTCAACGCCCGTGCGGCGGGCCCCCGCCTGGGCAAGAACGTTCAGCAAGCCATCAAGGGATCCAAATCCGGCGACTGGTCTGTGCAAACAATCGACGGCGTTGCGGGAGTCGTTGTTTCCGGCGGCCTTGAGCTGGAACCGCAGGAGTACACCCTGGAAACCGTCGTCGCTGAATCGGCTGACGGATCCTCGACCGCTGTCGCTGTCCTCCCTCACGGGGGCTTCGTGGTCCTGAACACCGAGGTCACTCCGGAACTGGCCGCTGAAGGCTTGGCGCGCGACATGGTCCGTGCCATCCAGCAAGCCCGCAAGGACGCCGGACTCAATGTCAGCGACCGCATCCACACCACGGTTCTGGCCAGCCATGACGTTGTTGACGCCCTGCGCGCCAATGAAGACTTGGTCAAAACCGAAACCTTGTCCCTCAAGCTCGACCCCGTCGTCTCCGGCGACGCCGCCGAGCCGCAGATCACCGTTACCAAGATCGAGGCCTAG
- a CDS encoding Fpg/Nei family DNA glycosylase — MPELPEVAGLAAFLGRNLLGAELTKIQIASFAVLKTADPPYAALEGRKIVGVERFGKFVSLDAEGIQFIFHLAKAGWLRYTEQPSQTHLRMGGSNIAARLSFTKGEGSTHVGVDLTEAGTKKSLAIYVVRSPLDVPGIAALGPDPLSPEFTAETLAGILAGSSHQIKGLLRSQSVIAGIGNAYSDEILHAARISPFAISKSLDRDTTQVLYESIEGVLGAAVAAAVGKASNELKDAKRNTMRVHGRAGQPCPVCGTTIREVSFADTALQYCPGCQTNGKILADRRTSRFLK, encoded by the coding sequence ATGCCAGAACTTCCCGAAGTAGCCGGGCTAGCTGCCTTCCTGGGCAGGAATCTTCTCGGCGCCGAACTGACGAAGATCCAGATCGCCTCCTTCGCCGTGCTCAAGACGGCGGATCCGCCCTACGCGGCCTTGGAGGGCCGGAAAATCGTCGGGGTGGAGCGTTTCGGAAAGTTCGTCAGTCTCGACGCCGAGGGGATCCAATTCATTTTCCACCTCGCCAAGGCCGGCTGGTTGCGCTATACAGAGCAACCCTCGCAGACCCATTTGCGGATGGGTGGCAGCAATATCGCGGCGAGGCTAAGCTTCACCAAGGGCGAGGGCTCAACGCACGTGGGGGTGGACCTGACCGAGGCCGGAACGAAGAAGAGCCTCGCCATCTACGTGGTCCGGAGCCCCCTCGACGTCCCTGGCATCGCGGCGCTCGGCCCGGACCCCCTTAGCCCCGAATTCACGGCAGAGACTTTGGCTGGGATCCTTGCCGGCAGCTCGCACCAGATCAAGGGACTGCTTCGGAGCCAAAGCGTCATCGCGGGTATCGGCAACGCATATAGCGATGAAATCCTCCACGCCGCCAGAATCTCGCCCTTCGCCATTTCCAAGTCCTTGGACAGGGACACAACCCAAGTCCTCTATGAGTCCATCGAGGGGGTCTTGGGTGCAGCTGTCGCCGCCGCGGTCGGGAAAGCTTCAAACGAGCTCAAAGACGCCAAGCGGAACACCATGCGGGTTCATGGAAGAGCGGGCCAGCCCTGCCCGGTGTGCGGCACCACCATCCGCGAAGTGTCCTTTGCAGACACCGCTTTGCAGTACTGCCCCGGGTGCCAGACAAACGGAAAGATCTTGGCGGACCGCAGAACGTCGCGATTCCTGAAATAG
- the valS gene encoding valine--tRNA ligase yields MAESTQGTDTPATAPINVPDKPALEGLEAALTQRWLDEGTYKFNPDTTREQVYSIDTPPPTASGSLHVGHMFSFTQTDVQARYMRMTGKNVFYPMGWDDNGLPTERRVQNYYGVRCDPAIPYNSDYRPPAQPAKNQRDFDVVSRQNFIELCEELAVEDEKVFENLFQTLGLSVDWDLTYRTIDDTSRAVSQRAFLANLNAGDAYMAEAPTLWDVTFRTAVAQAELEDREVAGAYYRYPFFTADGEKIFIETTRPELLAACAALVANPDDERYLPLFGKTVKSPLFDVELEVKAHPLAKADKGSGIAMVCTFGDLTDVTWWRELQLPTRAIMGRDGRIIAETPEWITTDAGKEAYAAIAGKTAFSAKETVVELLNAAGLLDGEPKKITHPVNFFEKGDKPLEVVTSRQWYIRNGGRDEDRRERLIARGHEIEFHPSFMRSRYENWISGLNGDWLVSRQRFFGVPIPVWYPLDAQGNPDYANPILPSDESLPVDPAADAAPGFDESQREQPNGFIGDADVLDTWATSSLTPQIVGGWSRDEELFGKVYPFDLRPQGHDIIRTWLFSSAVRADALQDSAPWKHAAISGWILDPDRKKMSKSKGNVVVPTDVLNEFGSDAVRYWAASAKLGADTAYEIAQMKIGRRLAIKLLNASKFVLNLGATENSVVGADLSVLSNPLDRALLAQLADVVAQSTQAFANYDYARALQITESFFWQFTDDYVELIKDRAYGAAGETEQASVLAALATTLDALLRLFAPFLPFATEEVWSWWRAGSVHRSAWPAAVEIVDGDTTLLGTVGIALSGIRKAKSEAKVKQRTEVLRATISAGESFVAQLQAGLGDLKAAANAQEISLVAADGELTVSDVVLAPAEEPAQA; encoded by the coding sequence ATGGCTGAATCAACGCAGGGTACAGACACGCCCGCCACCGCCCCCATCAACGTTCCCGACAAGCCGGCCCTTGAGGGCCTCGAGGCTGCCCTTACGCAGCGTTGGCTGGACGAAGGAACCTACAAGTTCAACCCGGACACCACCCGGGAGCAGGTCTATTCGATCGACACTCCCCCGCCAACCGCATCCGGTTCGCTCCACGTGGGCCACATGTTCTCGTTCACGCAGACGGATGTCCAGGCCCGCTACATGCGAATGACCGGCAAGAACGTCTTCTACCCGATGGGCTGGGACGACAACGGCCTGCCCACCGAGCGTCGCGTCCAGAATTATTACGGCGTCCGCTGCGATCCCGCCATTCCCTACAACTCCGACTACCGCCCGCCGGCACAGCCCGCGAAGAACCAGCGGGACTTCGACGTCGTCTCCCGCCAGAACTTCATCGAATTGTGCGAGGAACTCGCCGTGGAGGACGAGAAGGTCTTCGAGAACCTGTTCCAGACCCTCGGCCTGTCGGTAGATTGGGACCTGACCTACCGCACTATCGACGACACGTCCCGAGCAGTCTCCCAGCGCGCCTTCCTCGCGAACCTGAACGCCGGGGACGCCTACATGGCCGAAGCTCCCACTCTCTGGGACGTGACCTTCCGGACTGCCGTCGCGCAGGCCGAGCTAGAGGACCGAGAGGTTGCCGGAGCGTACTACCGCTACCCCTTCTTCACCGCTGACGGTGAGAAGATCTTTATCGAGACCACGCGTCCGGAACTGCTCGCCGCCTGCGCGGCGCTGGTGGCAAACCCCGACGACGAGCGCTACCTGCCGCTGTTCGGCAAGACCGTGAAGTCTCCCCTGTTCGACGTCGAGCTCGAGGTCAAAGCCCATCCGCTCGCCAAGGCGGACAAGGGCTCCGGCATCGCCATGGTCTGCACCTTCGGCGATCTGACCGACGTCACCTGGTGGCGCGAGCTGCAGTTGCCCACCCGCGCCATCATGGGCCGCGACGGCCGCATCATCGCTGAGACACCGGAGTGGATCACCACCGACGCCGGCAAGGAAGCCTACGCAGCGATCGCCGGCAAGACGGCGTTCTCTGCCAAGGAGACCGTGGTGGAGCTTCTTAACGCCGCCGGCTTGCTGGATGGCGAGCCAAAGAAGATCACCCACCCGGTGAACTTCTTCGAAAAGGGCGACAAGCCCCTTGAAGTTGTCACATCGCGGCAGTGGTACATCCGCAATGGCGGACGGGACGAAGACCGCCGCGAACGGTTGATCGCGCGTGGACACGAGATCGAGTTCCACCCGTCGTTCATGCGCTCCCGCTACGAGAACTGGATTTCGGGCCTGAACGGCGACTGGCTTGTTTCACGCCAGCGCTTCTTCGGCGTTCCGATCCCCGTCTGGTACCCGCTGGACGCCCAAGGCAACCCGGACTACGCCAACCCGATCCTGCCGTCCGACGAGTCCCTGCCCGTGGACCCCGCCGCTGACGCGGCGCCGGGCTTCGACGAGTCCCAGCGCGAGCAACCCAACGGCTTCATCGGCGACGCCGACGTCCTGGATACCTGGGCCACGTCTTCACTCACCCCGCAGATCGTGGGCGGCTGGAGCCGTGACGAGGAATTGTTCGGCAAGGTCTATCCCTTTGACCTCCGTCCGCAGGGCCACGACATCATCCGTACCTGGCTCTTCTCCTCCGCTGTGCGGGCAGACGCCTTGCAGGACAGCGCACCGTGGAAACACGCCGCCATTTCGGGCTGGATCCTGGACCCGGACCGCAAGAAAATGTCCAAATCCAAGGGCAACGTGGTTGTTCCGACCGATGTCCTGAACGAATTCGGCTCCGATGCGGTCCGTTACTGGGCCGCCTCCGCCAAGCTCGGCGCGGACACTGCCTACGAGATTGCCCAGATGAAGATCGGCCGCCGACTGGCGATCAAACTGCTCAACGCCTCGAAATTCGTGCTGAACCTGGGTGCCACGGAAAACTCCGTTGTCGGCGCGGACCTGTCCGTCCTGAGCAACCCCTTGGACCGGGCATTGTTGGCGCAGCTGGCCGACGTCGTGGCACAATCCACCCAGGCGTTCGCGAACTACGACTACGCCCGCGCACTGCAGATCACGGAATCCTTCTTCTGGCAGTTCACTGACGACTACGTGGAGCTCATCAAGGACCGTGCTTACGGTGCTGCCGGCGAAACGGAGCAAGCCTCTGTGCTCGCGGCCCTCGCCACCACACTGGATGCGCTGTTGCGCCTGTTCGCACCGTTCCTGCCTTTCGCCACAGAAGAGGTCTGGAGCTGGTGGCGTGCCGGTTCCGTCCACCGTTCGGCGTGGCCGGCAGCCGTGGAGATCGTCGACGGCGACACCACACTGCTGGGCACCGTCGGCATCGCCCTCAGCGGCATCCGCAAGGCCAAGTCCGAGGCAAAGGTCAAGCAGCGCACGGAAGTCCTCCGGGCCACGATCAGCGCGGGAGAGTCCTTTGTTGCACAGCTGCAAGCCGGCCTGGGCGATCTGAAGGCCGCAGCCAACGCGCAGGAGATCTCACTGGTGGCCGCTGACGGCGAACTCACGGTGAGCGACGTGGTCCTGGCACCTGCCGAGGAGCCCGCTCAGGCATAG
- a CDS encoding class I SAM-dependent methyltransferase, translated as MTSQHPRFARAYARAVPAINQRGGTEHRRSLLAGLRGRVIEIGAGEGSSFGLYPATVERVLGIEPDDYLRGLAAAKAKFADIPVTVVPGAAENIPAADGEADAVVVSLVLCSVVNQATALAEIRRVLRPGGTLAFYEHVRSNRRVFAVVEDLLTPAWERVAGGCHPNRETLQEISAAGFQVLDAKRFGFSAGPLSPPIAHILGRAMSPAEPR; from the coding sequence ATGACCTCTCAGCATCCGCGCTTTGCGCGGGCTTATGCCCGGGCGGTACCCGCAATCAACCAGCGCGGCGGAACTGAGCACCGGCGCAGTTTGCTGGCTGGCCTGCGGGGCCGGGTCATCGAGATCGGTGCTGGCGAGGGCTCGTCGTTCGGTCTGTACCCGGCCACGGTGGAACGCGTCCTCGGTATTGAACCCGATGACTACTTGAGGGGGCTTGCTGCGGCGAAGGCGAAGTTTGCCGACATCCCCGTGACGGTTGTTCCCGGCGCCGCCGAGAACATTCCGGCGGCAGATGGTGAGGCGGACGCCGTCGTGGTCAGCCTGGTCCTGTGCAGCGTCGTCAACCAGGCCACGGCCTTGGCCGAAATCCGTCGGGTGCTTCGTCCCGGCGGAACTTTGGCGTTCTACGAACATGTCCGCTCCAACCGGAGGGTGTTCGCCGTCGTCGAGGATTTGCTCACTCCGGCCTGGGAGCGCGTGGCCGGCGGCTGCCATCCGAACCGCGAGACCCTTCAGGAGATCTCAGCGGCCGGCTTTCAGGTCCTGGACGCTAAGCGTTTCGGGTTCTCTGCCGGGCCATTGTCGCCGCCGATCGCCCACATCCTTGGCCGTGCGATGTCTCCTGCTGAACCGCGTTAG
- a CDS encoding DUF488 domain-containing protein, with translation MAELKDVLVIKRIYDEADDGDGYRVLVDRLWPRGVSKERARLDLWLKDIAPSPPLRTEFAHMQERFEHFRHAYEAELEQNPAVEQLLELATGKQRVTLLYGARDPETNHARVLLEFLLGGGAAGT, from the coding sequence ATGGCGGAACTCAAAGATGTTTTGGTGATCAAGCGCATCTACGACGAGGCGGACGACGGCGACGGTTACCGGGTTCTCGTGGACCGGCTCTGGCCGCGGGGAGTGTCCAAAGAACGCGCCCGTTTGGATCTCTGGCTGAAGGACATCGCCCCGTCGCCGCCGTTGCGGACGGAATTTGCGCACATGCAGGAGCGGTTCGAGCACTTCCGCCACGCGTACGAAGCCGAGCTGGAACAGAATCCCGCCGTCGAACAGTTGCTGGAACTGGCCACCGGAAAGCAGCGTGTGACGCTGCTCTACGGAGCCAGGGATCCGGAGACCAACCACGCCCGCGTGCTGCTGGAGTTCCTGCTGGGCGGCGGAGCGGCGGGCACATGA